The genomic DNA CTGCGGCGGCCTGTACACGGGACTCCTGAGATCAGGCGTTCCCTGGTTCACCTCTCGCGAAGGCTCAGGCATCACTACACCGCCTCACTTTGTTGAGTGTCGGACGGCCCTAGATTGCGGTAGACCAGGCGGAGGACGCCCCAGGCCCACGGGTCTTCCGCCTCGCAACCGATGGCACTACCCTCGCTCGCGCCCATTGCCCCGACCGACACCTACATCTATTCGTCAAGCAACGTACCTCTTTCCTATCATGTATGCCCTTTCCTTGTGTACCGAAAACCGCCTGCCGTATTATCTGTACGCTCCTATCAACGACGCATAGCTGTCTCACTGCGGCAACGGGAACACCTGTTGCTCAGTGTGGGTTTGGAGGTCGTACCCGTAGATCGTCCCGCCAGCGACGTAAAGCACCTCGCCCGGTTTCCCCCCACCGAAGCAGCAGCTGCCGCAAGGTGTCGTCGCCCGCAGTCACTACGGCGCGGGCAGCGACGGCCTCCCTTGTGAACGAACCACGGCGGCCGCTTTTTCAAGCGTCTCCGCTTCATCCGCCCGACCAGTCTCCCGCAAGGTCCCCCCGAAGTCGATCAGGAACCTGTCGAACCACAAGGACACGGCCTCGCGCTCATAGGCCTTCACGGCCTCGGCGGCCCGGCCCCTCTTCTGGAGCGCTCGTGCAAGGACAGACTCCAGGTACCGTGATCCCGGATGCCGCTGCAGGCCCAGTTCACACTGGGCGATCGCCTCATCGATCTTCCCAAGGCTCAGCAGGAGCGACGCGAGGCGGTACCGGTACTCCTCGACGCCGGGCTCCCTGTTCACGACACCCCTCAGAGTCGCAAGGGCCTCGTCCTTCCGATCCAGCCAGGCCAGGCACATCGCTACCCTCATGCGCGGACGCTGCCTGCACGGGAGTAACCATGCTGCCGCCCGGTAGGCTCGCAGCGCCTGCGCCGTCCGGCCGATCTCGAGTTT from Armatimonadia bacterium includes the following:
- a CDS encoding tetratricopeptide repeat protein produces the protein MGKWLKRVLIAAFVLEGVWANTTFAGLYLQADGDTKLEIGRTAQALRAYRAAAWLLPCRQRPRMRVAMCLAWLDRKDEALATLRGVVNREPGVEEYRYRLASLLLSLGKIDEAIAQCELGLQRHPGSRYLESVLARALQKRGRAAEAVKAYEREAVSLWFDRFLIDFGGTLRETGRADEAETLEKAAAVVRSQGRPSLPAP